The DNA window ATAAATTCAGTTCCTCGACATATAGTGAGTTTCTTACTTCGATGATGAATCTGGTGGCTGACGGAGCTGAAAAATTCATCATAGACCTTCGTGGAAACGGTGGCGGATTCATGGAACCGGCCGTGTTGATAGCTAATGAATTCCTTCCGGCCGGCTCTCCCATAGTAAGTATGCGTGGAAAAGCTACGCCAGATTCACGCCCTACAATGAGTGATGGCTCCGGCAGTTTCCTCAACAATGAGGTGGTGATACTTATCGACGAGACTTCGGCAAGTTCAAGCGAGATTCTTTCAGGTGCGATTCAGGACAATGACCGAGGACTCGTCATCGGACGCCGTTCTTTTGGAAAAGGACTCGTACAGAATCAGATGGAATTGCCCGACAGCAGTGCCATCCGTCTGACAATCGCCCGGTACTACACACCCTCGGGCCGTTGCATCCAGAAGACCTATGCTCCGGGTACAGATTATGACCGCGATATTGTCAACCGCTATGAGCATGGTGAGTTTTACAACGCCGACTCTATCAAGCTTGACAAGTCGCTTGCATTCGAGACGCTTCACGGTCGAACGGTTTATGGCGGAGGAGGCATAATGCCTGATATTTTTGTCCCCAACGACACCATGGGTATAACCTCCTACTATCTGAATGTGCTTAACACCGGATTGATTCAGAAATATACATTTGACTACACTGACCGCAACCGGGCGCGTATCGAAACGGCAAAAAACGCCGTAGAGCTTATGCGCATGCTGCCTGAAGACGATCTCTTGCTTCAGGATTTTGTGAGCTATGCGCAGAAAGCAGGCATTGCCCCAAGATGGTACTACATAAACATTTCACGCGATTTGATTGTTAACCAACTGAAAGCCATGATTGCGCGCAATGC is part of the Duncaniella dubosii genome and encodes:
- a CDS encoding S41 family peptidase, producing the protein MNNRLKKTSVWMPLAIALSLVAGMWIGSAFFNGSGKWSSRSKLDAILELVERSYVDEVDTDSLLEASFPGLLSRLDPHSVYISAKDLQNVNEELGGSFSGIGISFNLLNDSINVLEVISGGPSEKAGLLAGDRIIAINDTVVAGQGWSDVKVRSSLRGEKGSTVKLTVRRHSSKTPLTFDVIRGDIPVTSIDAAYLVAPKVGFVKINKFSSSTYSEFLTSMMNLVADGAEKFIIDLRGNGGGFMEPAVLIANEFLPAGSPIVSMRGKATPDSRPTMSDGSGSFLNNEVVILIDETSASSSEILSGAIQDNDRGLVIGRRSFGKGLVQNQMELPDSSAIRLTIARYYTPSGRCIQKTYAPGTDYDRDIVNRYEHGEFYNADSIKLDKSLAFETLHGRTVYGGGGIMPDIFVPNDTMGITSYYLNVLNTGLIQKYTFDYTDRNRARIETAKNAVELMRMLPEDDLLLQDFVSYAQKAGIAPRWYYINISRDLIVNQLKAMIARNALGVQGYFEVFNEVDPTVKSGVDALSNGKAAFPITK